One region of Chryseobacterium wanjuense genomic DNA includes:
- a CDS encoding C40 family peptidase — MRLIKIIYIFIAYSVFYSCTGKKYIKEIPYKYSLSEYLKDKGQEKKNLDSVYSTIDDNSEGLSDDVLKIKEKYSIILGVMPKEIKDYKLYSYIDEWLGTPYKKQTLEKNVGVDGSYFVQALYSDVFDKTLSKTPDGIFRSKEIQLFTGRTFLQEGDILFFRYDKTHPISDVGIYLRNDRIVACTSKGLNIYNFNDEYFQLRYIAAGRLK; from the coding sequence ATGAGATTAATAAAAATAATTTACATATTTATTGCGTATTCTGTATTTTATTCATGTACAGGTAAGAAATACATTAAAGAAATTCCATATAAATATTCTTTAAGTGAATATCTTAAAGATAAAGGTCAGGAAAAGAAGAATTTAGACTCTGTTTATTCTACGATTGACGACAATTCCGAAGGTTTAAGCGATGATGTTTTAAAGATTAAAGAAAAATATTCTATAATCTTAGGGGTTATGCCTAAAGAAATTAAGGATTACAAGCTGTATTCTTATATCGATGAATGGCTTGGAACTCCCTATAAGAAGCAAACGCTGGAAAAAAATGTGGGTGTGGACGGCTCCTATTTTGTTCAGGCTTTGTATAGTGATGTTTTCGATAAAACACTTTCTAAAACTCCGGACGGGATTTTCAGATCCAAAGAAATCCAGCTTTTTACGGGAAGAACTTTTTTGCAGGAAGGCGATATCTTATTTTTCAGATATGATAAAACACATCCTATTTCAGATGTCGGGATTTATCTTCGCAACGACAGGATTGTAGCCTGCACTTCAAAAGGCCTGAACATCTATAATTTTAATGATGAATATTTTCAGCTGAGATATATCGCAGCAGGACGTTTAAAGTAA
- a CDS encoding type VI secretion system baseplate subunit TssG, producing MEKLEYIASQIDALKYDIKAEVIINDLLKNHKIDENQYVTQHEGQFSRAYRFDILESEILDHEYNDQQTLQLNLSRDSFYDMLPENLTHDTKNDALNKDVDVMIKEYQVQKKQQKAARSFFQPFENELFSYGVEVEHFEDSFLFELNSHLVPQMFYDFWGIDRDFPALLVSKFIRLLPFSYRIVGDIEQTCNILSLLLEEDVHISYKGHHKYSDEEQNTELGMSRLGLDLIAGTTYDDYSNHLDISIGPLKNSSFTDYIHEGKKKKFVEMFYDHFFPIEVEIKTIILLPKEKQDFEFDISESPVLGYNTRI from the coding sequence ATGGAAAAATTAGAATATATCGCCAGTCAGATTGATGCTTTAAAGTATGATATTAAAGCTGAAGTTATCATTAATGATTTGCTTAAAAATCACAAGATTGATGAAAATCAGTATGTGACTCAACATGAAGGGCAATTCTCCAGAGCCTACCGTTTTGATATTCTTGAAAGTGAAATTCTGGATCATGAATATAACGATCAGCAAACCCTGCAGCTCAATCTTTCCCGGGACAGTTTTTATGATATGCTTCCGGAAAACCTGACCCATGATACCAAGAATGACGCTCTTAATAAGGATGTAGACGTCATGATCAAAGAATATCAGGTGCAGAAAAAGCAGCAGAAAGCGGCGCGCAGTTTTTTTCAGCCTTTTGAAAATGAATTGTTCAGCTATGGAGTGGAGGTGGAACATTTTGAAGACAGTTTTTTATTTGAATTAAACAGTCATCTCGTTCCGCAGATGTTTTATGATTTTTGGGGAATCGATAGGGATTTTCCTGCGCTTTTGGTTTCTAAATTTATACGATTGCTGCCTTTCTCTTACAGAATTGTAGGTGATATTGAGCAGACGTGCAATATTCTTTCGCTTTTATTGGAAGAAGATGTACATATTTCGTACAAAGGGCATCATAAATATTCGGATGAAGAGCAGAATACCGAGTTGGGAATGAGCAGACTGGGGCTGGATCTTATTGCCGGAACTACCTATGATGATTATTCCAATCATCTGGATATCAGTATCGGGCCATTGAAAAATTCGTCGTTTACAGACTATATCCATGAAGGGAAGAAAAAAAAGTTTGTTGAAATGTTTTATGATCATTTTTTCCCGATAGAAGTGGAGATAAAAACCATTATTCTCTTACCCAAAGAAAAGCAGGATTTTGAATTTGATATTTCTGAAAGCCCTGTT
- a CDS encoding PKD domain-containing protein, with product MKKSNRTLFQNVDYRVYICFGILLSASVLLLLYQFTRHVDCDDAKFLVHADDYVVNHVVEFQDNTKGASSWEWDFGDSTAVDKRQITLHQYKKPGDYIVKLTINGNCVHEKKLTITSISQQTGYLPFIISPNVVTVGETVQFDAEKEGGVSWEWSFGETSNTDALDKNPSYRFKTVGEKKITLIVNGDLEHTAVKTIYVAPKTINAKQKIDIKSYEFERPHAAFSLPRGEAQKDPLVDMLQYIPVAPKTKSKKDSAIAEKKAPEISNEQFQLLLNQVAAQAKTKDDFKDYLCGNFEVPVVINDKKLMPFDQFCQNLMGKKIKITALRLNKDSKNCIQNITIQYKVKKMLIWMNE from the coding sequence ATGAAAAAAAGTAATCGCACATTATTTCAGAATGTAGATTATCGGGTCTATATATGCTTTGGTATCTTGCTTTCAGCCAGTGTGCTTCTTCTTTTGTACCAATTTACCAGACATGTTGACTGTGATGATGCGAAGTTTCTCGTACATGCAGACGACTATGTTGTCAATCATGTAGTCGAGTTTCAGGACAATACCAAGGGAGCCAGCAGCTGGGAATGGGATTTCGGAGACAGTACGGCTGTTGATAAAAGACAAATTACTTTACATCAATATAAAAAACCCGGTGATTATATTGTAAAACTGACCATTAACGGAAACTGCGTCCATGAAAAAAAGCTGACAATTACAAGTATCAGTCAGCAAACGGGGTATCTGCCTTTTATTATTTCACCAAATGTGGTTACCGTAGGAGAAACAGTGCAGTTTGATGCTGAAAAAGAAGGCGGTGTTTCCTGGGAATGGAGCTTTGGAGAGACTTCCAATACTGATGCTCTGGATAAAAATCCGAGCTACCGCTTCAAAACGGTTGGTGAAAAAAAGATCACCTTAATTGTAAACGGGGATCTTGAGCATACTGCTGTTAAAACCATTTATGTAGCACCCAAAACCATTAATGCCAAGCAAAAGATCGATATAAAATCTTACGAATTTGAAAGACCTCATGCCGCATTTTCGTTGCCAAGAGGAGAAGCGCAGAAAGATCCGCTGGTTGATATGCTTCAGTACATTCCGGTGGCGCCAAAAACCAAATCAAAAAAAGATTCTGCCATCGCAGAGAAAAAAGCACCCGAAATATCCAATGAACAATTTCAGCTCTTGCTGAATCAGGTGGCAGCGCAAGCGAAAACTAAAGACGATTTTAAGGACTACTTGTGCGGAAATTTTGAGGTTCCTGTTGTGATTAATGATAAAAAACTTATGCCCTTCGATCAGTTTTGTCAAAATCTGATGGGTAAAAAGATCAAAATAACGGCTTTAAGGTTAAATAAAGACTCAAAAAATTGTATTCAAAACATTACTATTCAGTATAAAGTAAAAAAAATGCTGATTTGGATGAATGAATAG